The following coding sequences are from one Methanohalophilus halophilus window:
- a CDS encoding DMT family transporter, with protein MSYIYLIGAIIFEVFGTTCMKLSDGFSNILPSIGIFLFYGISFALFTIALKEIDVSIAYAIWAGMGTAMITAIGIFWFKEPATAVKMVSIILVVIGVVGLNLNWGGH; from the coding sequence ATGAGTTATATCTATCTGATAGGAGCCATAATTTTTGAAGTGTTTGGCACCACCTGCATGAAATTATCTGATGGCTTTTCCAATATATTGCCCTCTATAGGGATTTTCCTGTTTTATGGTATCAGCTTTGCCCTGTTTACTATTGCCCTAAAAGAAATAGATGTAAGCATAGCTTATGCAATCTGGGCCGGAATGGGGACTGCAATGATCACAGCTATTGGTATCTTCTGGTTCAAAGAGCCTGCCACGGCAGTAAAAATGGTATCCATAATACTTGTGGTAATTGGAGTGGTAGGCCTCAATCTAAATTGGGGAGGACATTAA
- a CDS encoding AAA family ATPase: MNESSQSGEADIYRNTSDIFTNLFNEISKVIVGQKETVEQIIVSILCNGHTLVESNPGLGKTLTISTIAKVMDLTFSRIQCTPDLMPADITGTHFIEESGGHKEFKFEAGPVFANIVLADEVNRASPKTQSALLEAMQEKQVTVGNDTFILDKPFFLLATQNPIEMEGTFPLPEAQLDRFLLKILLDYPSFDEEKEIVRRYTMVDVPEVQRVLKKSSVLELQRLTREVPIAEDIKAYAIKVVMTTRNWKEHLEYGASPRASIGLILAAKARALIHGRNYVSKEDVDTMAYPILRHRIMLTFESERRGITPDKVIGEIIKRTE, from the coding sequence ATGAACGAAAGTTCTCAATCAGGTGAAGCGGATATCTACCGTAATACCAGTGATATTTTTACCAATCTTTTCAATGAGATTTCAAAGGTAATTGTGGGACAGAAAGAAACAGTGGAACAGATTATTGTTTCCATCCTGTGTAATGGGCATACACTTGTGGAAAGTAATCCAGGTCTGGGAAAAACCCTTACAATATCCACAATTGCAAAGGTCATGGACCTGACATTCAGTAGAATCCAGTGTACTCCTGACCTGATGCCTGCAGATATTACAGGTACTCATTTTATAGAGGAAAGCGGCGGGCACAAAGAATTTAAATTCGAAGCAGGACCTGTTTTTGCCAATATCGTGCTTGCAGACGAAGTAAACAGGGCATCCCCTAAAACCCAGTCAGCCCTGCTTGAAGCAATGCAGGAAAAACAGGTTACTGTAGGAAATGATACATTTATTCTGGACAAACCCTTCTTCCTGTTAGCAACGCAAAACCCTATAGAAATGGAGGGTACGTTCCCTCTGCCAGAAGCCCAGCTGGACAGGTTCTTGCTCAAGATTCTTCTTGATTATCCCTCTTTTGATGAGGAAAAGGAAATCGTGCGCCGTTATACCATGGTGGATGTGCCTGAAGTGCAAAGGGTCCTCAAGAAAAGTTCGGTGCTGGAACTGCAACGCCTGACCCGGGAAGTACCAATTGCCGAGGACATAAAGGCCTATGCTATCAAAGTCGTTATGACAACACGTAACTGGAAAGAACATCTGGAATACGGCGCCTCTCCCCGTGCCTCTATAGGATTGATACTTGCAGCCAAGGCCCGTGCACTTATTCACGGGCGCAATTATGTAAGCAAGGAAGATGTGGATACAATGGCTTATCCAATACTCAGGCATCGAATAATGCTAACATTCGAATCTGAGCGCAGGGGAATTACGCCGGACAAGGTTATTGGTGAGATCATCAAAAGAACTGAATGA
- a CDS encoding DUF7502 family protein, which translates to MTGAEDLEKFIHRQENAVRKYQRLFKLAEFVILTLAIYTVLLLVNMENAFGLVRALELYAEKSYNVASLTISFSTIALLLISIGISLTITLLLYRREKSTSVILLAEEKYPVLKERLRTAYDNRKLSNIIANDLIYSVLESTKEIHSSAFLDRKKLKVILILLIFTSSTLGIVIYSDFRTDITPEGMKEVIDNIPGIPDNDDTPEDYFPSNGEGNEAGNENITGEPVVVVVEGEEVDLSIPPGSESGFTPTGEEDETQPEFKPSSSYEIGQMTAPAYREELPQGYEPIIKSYFEELTR; encoded by the coding sequence ATGACCGGGGCAGAGGATCTTGAAAAATTCATTCATCGGCAGGAAAATGCTGTTCGCAAATACCAGCGGTTGTTTAAACTGGCAGAATTTGTCATCCTGACTCTTGCTATTTATACTGTCCTGCTTCTGGTAAACATGGAAAATGCATTTGGACTGGTAAGAGCACTGGAATTATATGCCGAAAAAAGTTATAATGTTGCTTCATTGACAATTTCATTTTCAACCATTGCACTTCTTCTTATTTCAATTGGAATTTCCCTGACAATAACTTTACTGCTCTATAGAAGAGAAAAGAGCACTTCAGTTATCTTACTGGCAGAAGAGAAATATCCGGTCCTGAAAGAAAGGCTTCGGACAGCCTACGATAACCGTAAACTCAGCAATATTATAGCCAATGATTTGATTTATTCAGTGCTGGAAAGTACAAAGGAAATTCATTCATCTGCTTTTCTTGACAGGAAAAAACTCAAGGTAATACTTATCCTTTTGATTTTCACTTCCTCAACCCTTGGCATAGTTATATATTCAGATTTTCGCACAGACATAACTCCCGAAGGAATGAAAGAAGTAATTGACAACATTCCGGGAATTCCCGACAATGATGATACACCTGAAGATTATTTCCCCTCTAATGGAGAAGGAAATGAGGCAGGAAACGAGAATATTACAGGTGAACCGGTGGTAGTCGTGGTGGAAGGTGAAGAAGTGGACCTGAGTATACCGCCGGGATCAGAATCCGGCTTTACACCTACGGGGGAAGAAGATGAAACCCAGCCGGAATTTAAACCCTCTTCTTCCTATGAAATCGGACAGATGACAGCTCCGGCTTATCGTGAAGAACTGCCGCAAGGGTATGAGCCAATCATCAAATCATATTTTGAAGAATTAACCAGATAA
- a CDS encoding vWA domain-containing protein translates to MVIPFDNTTALAALASVIPLIIIYLLRPKPVKLSIPSLMFLMQVEKQKKRFSSIRKLLKDPLFLIQLLVLILLSTAAAAPFYTSQEDLSDEHTVIVIDASASMQAGNRFDDATRLAGGYLSKKNSVILAKSSPEIVVENTGSSQASDALDSIEPTATVADLSGAMSEGMRLLSQRGGTMVVISDFASWEGEDPVSTKQLAQSYGIDTAFVDVSSAVGNVGIIDGWIDTEDGNYVYTCVVKNYNDFTERVDIEIANPAGSVKRSLNVGPSDTAQFRVNPLSSGITSVTIADEDTLPADNNAYVVIPTQSDTKTLFVSDEEKLPSKIALSTLASVDISTAEGIPSSTDDYRIMVIGLKNRSLTSSEVERLDGFLNNGGRVVVVASQMLTGGNATEQFQSMLPVIPGNVAEPQDILGIDLEVVQSSSLTDDVKFNEIAMYRYLNATPRNDATVLVATEQGDPLLAHWSVGDGTLVYFGFNDDLGDPNDELDNPWNNFHNLPEYPVLWAKLTAWLGGSGDISDYNLETGDITSLAREMTVQTPTGTITTQKVLFEQVGTYKIGGRTVAVNLYSDRESDTTRQGSEVMERVSDQNRDSPDIVRQDSYEAKNYLDNYLIMLAILLAILEILIIRNRGEL, encoded by the coding sequence ATGGTAATACCTTTTGATAACACAACGGCCCTTGCCGCTCTTGCAAGTGTGATCCCTTTAATAATAATTTATCTTCTCAGGCCCAAACCCGTAAAGCTCAGTATACCCTCCCTGATGTTTTTAATGCAGGTGGAAAAGCAGAAAAAACGTTTTTCATCAATCAGGAAACTGCTGAAGGATCCATTGTTTCTTATCCAGCTGCTTGTACTTATACTGCTTTCCACCGCTGCAGCAGCGCCATTTTATACCTCTCAGGAAGATCTGAGTGATGAACATACTGTAATTGTCATTGACGCCTCCGCAAGTATGCAGGCAGGTAATCGGTTTGATGATGCAACACGCCTGGCCGGGGGATATCTCAGCAAGAAGAACAGTGTAATACTGGCTAAAAGCAGTCCGGAAATTGTTGTTGAGAACACAGGTTCATCGCAAGCATCCGATGCACTTGACAGTATCGAACCTACTGCCACAGTTGCTGACCTTTCAGGGGCAATGTCTGAAGGTATGAGACTGCTTTCACAGAGAGGCGGTACAATGGTTGTGATATCCGATTTTGCCAGCTGGGAAGGAGAAGATCCGGTATCTACAAAACAACTTGCCCAGTCCTATGGAATTGATACTGCCTTTGTTGATGTAAGCTCAGCAGTGGGCAATGTGGGAATCATAGATGGCTGGATAGACACTGAAGACGGTAATTACGTTTATACCTGTGTTGTCAAGAATTATAATGACTTTACAGAAAGGGTTGATATAGAAATTGCAAACCCGGCCGGTTCAGTAAAGCGCTCTCTTAATGTGGGGCCCTCGGATACGGCCCAGTTTCGTGTGAATCCCTTATCTTCCGGTATTACTTCGGTAACAATTGCAGATGAGGATACTTTGCCTGCGGACAACAATGCATATGTTGTAATTCCAACCCAATCGGATACAAAGACCCTGTTTGTTTCTGATGAGGAAAAATTACCATCAAAGATTGCTCTCTCGACCTTGGCTTCTGTGGATATTTCTACGGCCGAAGGGATTCCTTCTTCAACCGATGATTACAGGATAATGGTCATCGGGTTGAAAAACCGCTCCCTTACATCCAGTGAGGTGGAAAGACTTGACGGTTTCCTAAACAATGGTGGCCGGGTAGTGGTTGTGGCCAGCCAGATGCTTACAGGCGGCAATGCCACAGAACAATTCCAGAGTATGCTTCCGGTTATACCCGGTAATGTAGCTGAACCACAGGATATTCTGGGTATCGATCTGGAAGTTGTCCAGTCCTCAAGCCTGACCGATGACGTGAAATTCAACGAGATTGCCATGTACAGGTATCTCAATGCCACACCACGCAATGATGCGACCGTGCTGGTTGCGACTGAGCAGGGAGATCCTTTACTTGCTCACTGGTCTGTGGGAGACGGGACATTGGTATATTTCGGCTTCAATGATGATCTGGGCGACCCCAATGATGAACTCGATAATCCCTGGAACAATTTCCACAACCTGCCCGAATATCCGGTGCTCTGGGCAAAACTTACAGCCTGGCTCGGTGGCAGCGGTGATATAAGCGACTATAATCTGGAGACGGGGGATATAACCTCTCTTGCCCGGGAAATGACAGTACAGACACCCACCGGTACAATAACCACACAGAAGGTTTTGTTCGAGCAGGTAGGGACATATAAGATCGGAGGACGCACCGTGGCGGTCAACCTGTACAGTGACCGGGAATCGGATACTACCAGGCAAGGATCGGAGGTAATGGAACGTGTTTCTGACCAGAACAGGGACAGCCCTGATATCGTCCGTCAGGATAGTTATGAGGCAAAGAACTATCTGGACAATTACCTGATAATGCTGGCTATACTACTGGCAATACTTGAAATCCTGATAATACGCAACCGGGGTGAACTGTGA
- the pheA gene encoding prephenate dehydratase, giving the protein MKIGILGPESSYSEKAANIWKAHLGTNPDISYLKDISEVFEVLQDNSIDYGVVPIENSIEGSVGVTLDLLLEHEFSIIGEVVIHIHHCLLSRGKKEDIRIILSHPQALAQCRHFIRKNYTDVEIRTTGSTSHAAKLATEFPEMAAIASRKASESFGLDILAEDIQDWKPDLTRFVVIARKQDQRIQTCTRDCKTSIIVYLDRDHPGALYEMLGEFAIRGINLTRIESRPSKMSLGDYVFYIDMNGSIKDSDVKEALDNLNQNVYMLKNLGSYQSYMEE; this is encoded by the coding sequence ATGAAAATCGGCATTTTGGGGCCTGAAAGTTCATATTCTGAAAAAGCTGCAAATATATGGAAAGCACACCTTGGAACGAATCCGGATATTTCATATCTGAAGGACATTTCAGAAGTATTTGAAGTTCTTCAGGATAATTCTATAGACTATGGTGTTGTACCAATAGAAAATTCTATAGAGGGATCTGTCGGGGTTACCCTTGACCTGCTGCTGGAGCATGAATTTTCAATCATTGGAGAAGTTGTGATTCATATCCATCACTGTCTGCTATCAAGGGGGAAGAAAGAGGACATAAGAATAATTCTATCCCATCCCCAGGCACTGGCACAATGTCGCCATTTTATCCGGAAGAATTACACGGATGTCGAAATCAGGACTACAGGTAGCACTTCACATGCTGCTAAACTTGCAACGGAGTTTCCGGAAATGGCTGCTATTGCTTCCAGAAAGGCGTCTGAAAGTTTCGGGCTTGACATTCTTGCAGAAGACATACAGGATTGGAAACCTGATCTCACCCGGTTTGTAGTAATTGCCAGAAAGCAAGACCAGAGGATTCAGACCTGCACACGTGACTGCAAAACTTCAATTATCGTCTATCTTGACAGGGACCACCCCGGTGCCCTCTATGAGATGCTGGGTGAATTTGCTATAAGAGGCATCAATCTGACAAGGATTGAATCACGCCCTTCCAAAATGTCCCTGGGAGATTATGTGTTTTATATCGATATGAATGGAAGTATAAAAGACTCCGATGTAAAAGAAGCACTTGATAACTTGAATCAGAACGTTTATATGTTAAAGAATCTGGGTTCCTACCAGAGTTATATGGAAGAGTGA
- a CDS encoding vWA domain-containing protein, with translation MLSFEQPIILAFILPVLAGALYLMLKGGNKKLLISRAIVLSLLIVAIASPFTLVSQVTEQENPQLVIISDETNSMQLFEKGVADELYESLTTKTPTSLVRLTGDRTALGDAVVQYASSENQVVLVTDGNNNYGKNLEEGLDFAQNIGSTVYAVTPELESNDLNIQVKGDKTAVKGNEYRFEIIVSQAEEVPVEYTFKASADDKLIRSGTYTQSSRQRSYQIPYKFNDLGAHEIKIELSTQADEADDINNEFLKSVYVVPKPKVKYITDEPDSPLSNILYNLYDTSTNSNISDLDSQKAVVIDNIPGNRISESDVAVLKQYISNGGGVVVTGGERSYEYGDYLNSSIEDILPVTSEPMPGEGGRQIVLVLDISPSTEKHDTLSEILGNAIYLVQKEELRGAYMGIIAFGKEGHDVSGGLKYLGTTGNRESLEEEMRQLRPSITSETLLHEGLEVAQEWLNTKTGTLDLVIISDGGIEDSYEESLKIASDLKEDNVNFYFVHIRSSAPSQQDELGNVYAKNLVENVEGSTNNYFKLDAGQRANIISDESIEPPPSNESESTSSYQLSESNPSHFITQNSNVKANITGYNDVTPKPGANRLVDASNKPVITTWRYGLGRVASITTDNGKDGGWSSQMYSGNNSQLISATLNWAIANPQPEEGAVVEAPDTWFGLPATITLTMYDEKVPELTYRGDELELAFVGKNTYEAQIFPKTIGMHYVSGYPIAVNYAIEYRDVGLNEELPSLIAGNGGKAYSQKEARANLLTDARQNSLQSRMEPVSWKMYFILAALLLFLGEVMLRRSLEIIESRKQE, from the coding sequence ATGCTTTCCTTTGAACAACCCATTATACTTGCATTTATATTACCCGTGCTGGCAGGAGCTCTATACCTTATGCTTAAGGGTGGTAACAAAAAATTGCTCATTTCCAGGGCAATTGTCCTGTCCCTGTTGATAGTTGCCATTGCTTCTCCCTTTACGCTGGTAAGCCAGGTAACAGAGCAGGAAAACCCGCAACTTGTGATTATTTCGGATGAAACCAATAGTATGCAGCTCTTTGAAAAAGGAGTGGCCGATGAACTCTATGAAAGCCTTACCACCAAAACCCCGACCAGTCTTGTCAGGTTGACAGGAGATAGAACCGCCCTGGGGGATGCTGTGGTGCAGTATGCCAGCAGTGAGAACCAGGTCGTGTTGGTGACTGACGGGAACAATAACTATGGTAAAAACCTTGAAGAAGGGCTGGATTTTGCACAAAATATAGGTTCCACTGTATATGCAGTTACACCGGAACTTGAATCAAACGATCTCAATATTCAGGTAAAAGGTGACAAGACCGCAGTAAAAGGGAATGAATACCGGTTTGAAATAATTGTTTCACAGGCTGAAGAAGTACCTGTGGAATATACTTTCAAGGCCTCTGCGGATGATAAATTGATACGCAGCGGCACCTACACACAGAGCAGCAGGCAACGCAGCTATCAAATCCCTTATAAATTCAATGATCTGGGTGCACATGAGATCAAAATTGAACTGAGCACACAGGCAGATGAAGCCGATGATATCAATAACGAGTTCCTTAAATCGGTTTACGTGGTACCAAAACCCAAAGTAAAGTACATAACTGATGAACCGGATTCGCCTCTCTCCAATATCCTATACAACCTTTATGACACCTCTACCAATTCCAATATATCTGATCTGGATTCACAAAAAGCTGTGGTAATCGATAATATACCCGGCAACAGGATATCCGAATCAGATGTGGCAGTTCTGAAGCAATATATATCCAATGGAGGAGGAGTTGTTGTTACCGGAGGGGAGCGCTCTTACGAATACGGGGATTACCTGAATTCTTCAATTGAAGATATATTACCGGTAACTTCCGAACCGATGCCTGGAGAGGGGGGGAGACAGATTGTCTTAGTGCTTGATATTTCTCCGAGTACTGAAAAGCACGACACTCTTTCAGAGATACTGGGTAATGCAATATATCTGGTCCAGAAGGAGGAACTAAGAGGGGCCTACATGGGGATCATAGCTTTTGGTAAGGAAGGGCATGATGTTTCTGGTGGGCTGAAGTATCTTGGTACAACGGGTAATCGGGAATCACTGGAAGAAGAAATGCGTCAATTGAGGCCAAGTATCACCAGTGAGACATTGCTACATGAAGGCCTTGAAGTTGCACAGGAATGGCTTAATACAAAAACTGGGACATTGGATCTAGTAATAATCTCTGACGGAGGTATAGAAGATTCCTATGAAGAAAGCCTAAAGATCGCCTCAGACCTGAAGGAAGATAATGTGAACTTCTATTTTGTTCATATTCGGTCTTCAGCCCCCTCCCAGCAAGATGAGTTAGGTAATGTATATGCTAAAAATCTTGTTGAAAATGTAGAAGGTTCAACCAATAATTACTTCAAATTGGATGCAGGGCAACGGGCCAATATTATCTCAGATGAATCTATTGAACCACCACCATCAAATGAAAGTGAATCTACTTCATCTTATCAACTTTCCGAATCCAATCCATCACATTTCATAACCCAGAACTCAAATGTGAAAGCAAATATAACCGGCTACAATGATGTCACTCCAAAACCCGGAGCCAACAGGCTTGTTGATGCTTCGAATAAACCTGTTATAACCACATGGAGATACGGACTTGGGAGAGTTGCTTCGATCACCACAGATAATGGCAAGGATGGAGGCTGGAGTTCACAGATGTATTCCGGTAACAACTCACAGTTGATATCAGCAACCTTAAATTGGGCTATAGCCAACCCACAGCCCGAAGAAGGTGCGGTTGTGGAAGCACCGGACACATGGTTCGGGCTACCTGCAACGATTACTCTTACAATGTATGATGAGAAAGTTCCGGAACTTACATACAGGGGCGATGAACTGGAACTGGCTTTTGTGGGGAAAAACACCTATGAAGCCCAGATATTTCCGAAAACAATCGGGATGCATTATGTGAGTGGTTATCCAATTGCTGTGAATTATGCCATTGAGTACAGGGACGTTGGTCTTAATGAAGAATTACCTTCTCTTATTGCCGGGAATGGCGGTAAGGCCTACAGCCAAAAGGAAGCCAGGGCAAATCTCCTTACCGATGCCCGGCAGAACTCCCTCCAGAGTCGCATGGAGCCTGTCAGCTGGAAGATGTATTTCATCCTGGCTGCCCTGTTGCTTTTCCTGGGAGAAGTAATGCTTCGTCGCAGTCTGGAGATTATCGAATCAAGAAAGCAAGAGTGA
- a CDS encoding DUF58 domain-containing protein, with product MTEKRHSIDVSFLKELDRFSFMVRKRVSSVYAGSRRSIHSGKGLDTRGYREYHWGDEPRTIDWNAYARTEKLYVREFEESKSLTNHILLDASNSMEYSSEGPTKFEYGAMLAIGFAYLVTKDNDKFAISTFATDVSFSQPKRGRKYLLRAIDRLAEAETGGKTSIEECVKQYEKAIHSRSLVIIISDFLDDPKSIESAIYRLSAHELIVIQLMDKTEKDLQIDGLAKLTDMESGEELQTYVSKNFQKSYQELLNEHVYRIQEVCDHTGADFYQFSTDKPIFEAFLETLNSRRRW from the coding sequence ATGACTGAAAAAAGACATAGCATTGATGTTAGTTTCCTGAAGGAACTTGACAGGTTTTCCTTTATGGTGCGCAAGCGAGTATCCAGTGTGTACGCCGGTAGCCGTCGCTCAATCCACAGTGGAAAAGGACTGGATACCAGAGGATACAGGGAGTATCATTGGGGAGATGAACCAAGGACCATTGACTGGAATGCCTATGCACGTACTGAAAAACTCTATGTAAGGGAATTTGAGGAAAGTAAATCCCTGACAAACCATATCCTGCTGGATGCAAGCAACAGTATGGAATATTCATCTGAAGGGCCTACCAAATTCGAATATGGAGCGATGCTTGCTATCGGATTTGCTTATCTTGTAACAAAAGATAATGACAAATTCGCAATTTCGACCTTTGCCACCGATGTAAGTTTCAGCCAGCCAAAACGTGGCAGGAAATACCTTCTCAGGGCTATCGACAGACTGGCAGAAGCAGAAACCGGGGGCAAGACATCTATTGAAGAATGTGTAAAACAATACGAAAAAGCTATACATTCACGCTCCCTTGTAATAATAATTTCTGACTTCCTGGATGACCCCAAATCCATTGAATCCGCTATATACAGGCTTTCCGCTCATGAACTCATTGTGATACAGTTAATGGATAAAACTGAAAAGGATCTGCAAATAGACGGTCTGGCAAAATTGACTGATATGGAAAGTGGTGAAGAATTGCAAACCTATGTCAGCAAGAATTTCCAGAAGAGCTATCAGGAATTGCTCAACGAGCATGTCTACAGGATACAGGAAGTCTGTGACCATACAGGAGCAGACTTTTACCAGTTCTCAACCGATAAACCGATCTTTGAGGCTTTCCTTGAAACACTAAACAGCAGGAGGCGATGGTAA